The Lacipirellula parvula genome window below encodes:
- a CDS encoding cellulase family glycosylhydrolase gives MRFAFVASATFLTISLLAGAASAELSGFITARGDQLFDGDKSFRFISFNIPNLQLIEDNFAPDAETAWAWPNEFELNDALASVRQLGGTVVRTYVLSVRRDGSDMGDHVYLRGPGEFNEEAFKSLDRALEAANRHGVRLIIPLVDNWKWQGGIAEYAAFRGLPPEAFWTDEQVIADFEATIRHVLTRINSRTGVAYRDDPAILGWETGNELDAPPEWTARIAKFIKSLDRNHLVIDGDSLHGVPEESLADPNIDVVTTHHYPNVGNGDYVLPIRAAREQARGRKAYFVGEFGFIPADKIAPVYDEIIANGASGALLWSLRFHHRDGGYYWHFEPLGEGIYKAYHWPGSPTGDDYDEREVLRLTRAKAFEIRGLPIPPFEAPEAPVLLPIVDVAAISWRGSAGAATNVVERATNSAGPWTRIAERVDDTAVQYRPLFSDASASPGQNYYYRVIAKGSGGESPPSNVVGPVAVNQRTLVDEARDLKLIAKVDGEVVPVSADARRRREDCSRLKLAPGSRVTYRVDAPISSWQAEFFLLGADATATPVAAEWSVDGVEFKTLQAAAELRGIGPADADYGYLPRLELSVAAMPAGARFLRLAAEAEVELAWLQIRYGKRAEPAIGPAQTSAVKKHGRR, from the coding sequence ATGCGATTTGCATTCGTCGCGAGCGCGACCTTTCTGACGATCTCGCTGCTGGCGGGAGCAGCGAGCGCTGAACTGAGCGGCTTTATCACAGCTCGCGGCGACCAACTTTTTGACGGCGACAAGTCATTCCGATTCATCTCGTTCAACATACCGAATTTGCAGCTGATTGAGGACAACTTCGCGCCTGACGCCGAAACGGCCTGGGCGTGGCCGAACGAGTTTGAATTAAACGACGCCCTCGCCTCGGTGCGGCAACTGGGCGGAACGGTCGTGCGAACCTACGTCTTGAGCGTCCGCCGCGACGGTTCAGACATGGGCGATCATGTCTACCTCCGCGGGCCCGGTGAATTCAACGAGGAAGCATTCAAGTCGCTTGACCGCGCCCTCGAAGCGGCGAATCGTCACGGCGTGCGGCTGATCATCCCGCTCGTTGATAATTGGAAGTGGCAGGGAGGCATTGCCGAGTACGCCGCCTTTCGCGGGTTGCCTCCTGAAGCATTTTGGACCGACGAGCAAGTGATCGCCGATTTCGAAGCGACGATCCGGCACGTTCTCACCCGCATCAACTCCCGCACCGGCGTCGCATACCGCGATGATCCGGCGATTCTCGGTTGGGAAACCGGCAATGAACTCGACGCCCCACCCGAGTGGACGGCGCGGATCGCGAAGTTCATCAAGTCGCTCGATCGCAACCATCTCGTTATCGACGGAGATTCGCTCCACGGCGTCCCCGAAGAATCGCTCGCCGATCCCAACATCGACGTCGTCACGACGCACCATTATCCGAACGTCGGCAACGGCGACTACGTCCTGCCGATTCGCGCCGCACGGGAGCAGGCGCGCGGCCGTAAGGCATACTTTGTCGGGGAGTTCGGTTTTATTCCAGCAGACAAAATCGCGCCTGTTTACGACGAGATCATCGCGAACGGCGCGAGCGGGGCCTTGCTCTGGAGCTTGCGGTTTCACCATCGAGACGGCGGATACTATTGGCATTTCGAACCGTTAGGGGAGGGGATATATAAGGCTTATCACTGGCCTGGCTCGCCGACGGGCGATGACTACGACGAACGCGAAGTACTACGACTGACGCGAGCAAAAGCGTTCGAGATCCGCGGCCTGCCGATCCCTCCGTTTGAAGCGCCGGAGGCTCCGGTGCTTTTGCCGATCGTCGACGTCGCGGCGATCTCGTGGCGCGGCAGCGCTGGAGCTGCGACTAACGTCGTTGAACGTGCGACTAACTCAGCAGGTCCATGGACGCGTATCGCTGAGAGAGTGGACGATACTGCGGTGCAATACCGGCCGCTGTTTAGCGACGCCTCGGCTTCGCCGGGCCAGAACTACTATTACCGAGTGATCGCCAAGGGAAGCGGCGGCGAATCGCCGCCGTCAAACGTCGTTGGGCCCGTGGCCGTCAATCAGCGCACGCTTGTCGATGAAGCGCGCGACCTCAAGCTCATTGCGAAAGTCGACGGCGAGGTTGTTCCGGTGAGCGCCGACGCGCGGCGGCGCCGCGAAGACTGCTCGCGACTAAAGCTCGCGCCCGGCAGTCGCGTGACGTATCGAGTCGATGCGCCAATTAGTTCTTGGCAGGCGGAGTTCTTCTTGTTGGGCGCCGATGCGACCGCAACTCCGGTAGCGGCGGAATGGTCTGTCGATGGCGTGGAATTCAAGACGCTTCAAGCCGCCGCCGAACTTCGCGGGATAGGGCCGGCCGACGCCGATTACGGCTACTTACCGCGGCTTGAACTCTCTGTAGCGGCGATGCCTGCCGGAGCGAGATTCTTACGCTTGGCCGCCGAGGCGGAGGTGGAGCTTGCTTGGCTGCAAATCCGTTATGGGAAGCGTGCTGAGCCAGCGATCGGGCCTGCCCAAACGTCCGCGGTAAAAAAACACGGTCGTCGGTAA
- a CDS encoding PEP-CTERM sorting domain-containing protein (PEP-CTERM proteins occur, often in large numbers, in the proteomes of bacteria that also encode an exosortase, a predicted intramembrane cysteine proteinase. The presence of a PEP-CTERM domain at a protein's C-terminus predicts cleavage within the sorting domain, followed by covalent anchoring to some some component of the (usually Gram-negative) cell surface. Many PEP-CTERM proteins exhibit an unusual sequence composition that includes large numbers of potential glycosylation sites. Expression of one such protein has been shown restore the ability of a bacterium to form floc, a type of biofilm.), protein MQLIPRWTLIAALAVALLPAGTSLAGSAQLYSWEAGLEGWTAANATLANSPTLGVTDGAQSLLLDNLTSGFKNDVGVATVGSGPAFASWSQAATAFAGGATDVKLEFDFSWDNTNATTDGFAQLGMFLNSTTGGYTQYGTGAFIQGNLLSTFPILGAQATIDGVTLTSIGQNRVHVAVPFVSVGVGPGSFFQIGFKSNGGWGGTTDWAIDNMKVTSAAIGVPEPSSVLIAGLAATGVATVVRRRRQIA, encoded by the coding sequence ATGCAATTGATTCCTCGTTGGACCTTGATCGCCGCACTGGCGGTCGCGTTGTTGCCGGCCGGAACATCGCTGGCTGGCAGTGCGCAGCTTTACTCGTGGGAAGCTGGCCTCGAAGGTTGGACCGCCGCGAACGCGACGCTCGCCAACTCGCCGACGCTCGGCGTGACCGACGGCGCCCAGTCGCTGTTGCTCGATAATCTCACCTCCGGCTTCAAAAACGACGTCGGCGTCGCGACGGTCGGTTCCGGCCCGGCGTTTGCGAGCTGGTCGCAAGCCGCCACGGCCTTTGCCGGCGGTGCGACCGATGTGAAGCTTGAATTCGATTTCAGCTGGGACAACACGAACGCGACGACTGACGGCTTTGCCCAGCTCGGCATGTTCCTCAACAGCACCACCGGCGGCTACACGCAGTACGGCACCGGCGCGTTCATTCAAGGCAATTTGCTGAGCACGTTTCCGATCCTTGGCGCGCAGGCGACGATCGATGGCGTCACGCTCACTTCGATTGGCCAAAATCGCGTCCACGTGGCCGTGCCGTTCGTTTCGGTGGGCGTCGGGCCCGGTTCGTTCTTCCAAATCGGTTTCAAGTCGAACGGCGGTTGGGGAGGCACGACCGACTGGGCGATCGACAACATGAAGGTGACCAGCGCCGCGATTGGCGTCCCTGAGCCGAGCTCGGTACTGATTGCCGGGCTCGCGGCAACTGGCGTGGCCACGGTGGTTCGTCGTCGTCGCCAGATCGCTTAA